The Halorussus rarus genome includes the window CGCCGACAGAGACGACGTGTTCGCGCGGCGCTACGCCTACGACGACGCCGAGGTACTCGTGGCGGACCTCGGTATGACCGGCGAGGCGTCCGTGGACGTCCTCGAGGGCGACGCTATCGTCGTCTTCGAGGACGAGGATGGCCCCCGGCAGCTGGAGCTCGAGCTCCCGGAGGAGGGGGCGGAAGCGTTTATCACCAACGGCGTACTCACTATCGAGGTGGGACTATGAAACTCACTGTCAAGCCGTTGAAGCAGAAGGACGCCGGGCGCGGACTCGCCGCCATCGACCGCCAGTCGATGCACGAGCTCGGCGTCGAGAACGGCGACTACATAGTCATCGAGGGGAAGAACCAGGGCCGGGCGGTCGCCCGGGTCTGGCCGGGCTACCCCGAGGACGAGGGCCGCGGTGTCGTCCGCATCGACGGGCAGCTCCGCCAGGAGGCCGGCGTCGGCATCGACGACAAGGTCACCATCGAGAAGGCCGACGTCAAGCCCGCCTCCTCGGTGACCATCGCGCTCCCCCAGAACCTCCAGATTCGGGGGGACATCACGCCCCACATCCGGGACAAGCTCAGCGGACAGGCCATCACGCAGGGCCAGAACGTCCCGTTCGGCTTCGGCCTGATGGGGATGGGCTCGGGCCAGTCCATCCCGCTGAAGGTCGCCAGCACCGACCCCGAGGGGACGGTCGTCGTCACCGACTCGACCGAGATCAACATCAGCGAGCGCGCCGCCGAGGAGATCGCGCAGGGCGGCGCGGGCAGCCCCGAAGGCACGCCCAGCGTCGCCTACGAGGACATCGGCGGCCTCGAGGGCGAACTCGAGCAGGTCCGGGAGATGATCGAGCTCCCGATGCGCCACCCCGAGCTGTTCAGCCGGCTCGGCATCGACCCGCCGAAGGGCGTGCTGCTCCACGGCCCGCCCGGCACGGGCAAGACCCTGATGGCGAAGGCCGTCGCCAACGAGATCGACGCCCACTTCCAGACCATCTCGGGCCCCGAGATCATGTCGAAGTACTACGGGGAGTCCGAGGAGAAGCTCCGCGAGGTGTTCGAGGAGGCCGAGCAGAACGCGCCGGCCATCATCTTCATCGACGAGCTCGACTCCATCGCCCCGAAGCGCGACGAGGCCGGCGGCGACGTGGAACGCCGCGTCGTGGCCCAGCTGCTCTCGCTGATGGACGGCCTCGAATCGCGGGGCGAAGTGACCGTCATCGCGGCCACGAACCGCGTCGACGCCATCGACCCCGCGCTGCGGCGGCCCGGCCGGTTCGACCGCGAGATCGAGATCGGCGTGCCGGACCGCGAAGGCCGGCTCGAGATCCTGCAGGTCCACACCCGCGGGATGCCGCTGGCCGACGGCGTCGACCTCGAGGCGTACGCCGACAACACCCACGGCTTCGTCGGCGCGGACTTAGAGAACCTCGCAAAGGAGGGCGCGATGAACGCGCTCCGGCGCATCCGGCCCGAGATCGACCTCGAGTCCGAGGAGATCCCGGCCGACGTGCTCGACTCGCTGCAGGTCACCGAACGGGACTTCAAGGAGGCCCTGAAGGGCATCGAGCCCTCGGCGCTCCGGGAGGTCTTCGTCGAGGTGCCCGACGTCACCTGGGACCAGGTCGGCGGCCTGGAGGACACCAAAGAGCGCCTCCGGGAGACCATCCAGTGGCCGCTCGAGTACCCAGAGGTGTTCGCGGAGCTGGACATGCAGGCCGCCAAGGGCGTGCTGATGTACGGCCCGCCCGGCACGGGCAAGACCCTGATGGCGAAGGCCGTCGCCAACGAGGCCGACAGCAACTTCATCTCGATCAAGGGGCCCGAGCTCCTGTCGAAGTGGGTCGGCGAGTCCGAGAAGGGCGTCCGCGAGGTGTTCAGCAAGGCCCGGGAGAACGCCCCGACGGTGGTGTTCTTCGACGAGATCGACTCCATCGCCACCGAGCGCGGGAGCGGCGGAGGCGGCGGCTCGCAGGTCAGCGAGCGCGTCGTCTCCCAGCTGCTGACCGAGCTCGACGGGCTCGAGGAGCTCGAGGACGTCGTGGTCATCGCCACCTCGAACCGGCCCGACCTCATCGACAGCGCGCTGCTGCGGCCCGGTCGGCTGGACCGCCACGTCCACGTGCCGGTGCCCGACGAGGACGCGCGGCGCGCCATCTTCGAGGTCCACACCCGCGACAAGCCCGTCGCCGACGACGTCGACCTCGACTGGCTCGCCGGCGAGACCGAGGGCTACGTCGGCGCCGACATCGAGGCGGTCACCCGCGAGGCGTCGATGGCCGCCAGTCGAGAGTTCATCCACAGCGTGGACCCCGAGGAGATCGGCGAGAGCGTCGGGAACGTCCGCATCAACCGCGAGCACTTCGAGCAGGCGCTCGACGAGGTGACGCCCAGCGTCACCGAGGAGACCAAGGAGCGCTACGACGAGATCGAAGAGCAGTTCGACTCGGCCGAGCCCGAGACCGAGCAGGACCAGCTGGGTCGGACGTTCCAGTAGAACCTTTTGCTGCGTCCTCGTGAGCGCAGCGAACGAGGGCTCGGGACGGCTTCGCCGTCCCGGCGGGTGCGGCCTGAACGCCGCACCCTGGCAAAACTTTCATGAAAAACACTGCGGTCGTCCCTGCGTCTTCGGCGCGGAGCGCCGAAGGCTCGGAGGACCGAAGGTCCTCCGGTGGTCCTCCCTTGGTCCGCTCGCTCACTCCGTTCGCTCGCGGTGAGTAACGGTGTACTCCGGCGGTATGATGATTTTTCAAGAATGGAACGACAGACCCGAGCGTATCGACTGCTGATTCCCGACAAATAGCACCGACTACTCCAATTTCTCGGCAGCCCCGCGTTCCACGAGGGGCTCCGCGTTCGCTTCCGGTAACGTCACCACATCCTCGCTTTCGAGGTCGTAGGTGCGCTCGTCGACGCCGAAAATCTCGCCGACGTCGTCGGTGATCCGGATGGTAGTTCGCTCGTCGAGCCCCGCCATCGGGTCGTCCGAGTCGGCATCTGCGTCTGCATCGGAGGCCGACGTGGAGGGTGCCGCTCCGTCGCCTGGCTCGGACGACTGCTCGGAGTCGGGTCCGTCGGCGACCGCAACCGCCTCGGCTGCCCCGGGGCGCGCGTCATCGTCGGCTGCCGCGCCGCCACCCGACGCGGTGCTCCCAGAAGCCGCGTCGGTCGTGTCGTCGCCGCCCATCACGTCGGCGGCGCTCACGTCTTCACCGGAGTCGCTTGTGTCCGACGAGTCCGCGCTCGCCGAAGGCGGGTCGCCGGGATCCGGAGTAGACTCCTCGGCGGGCGCGCCGCTGCCGGGGTCGGGCGTCGGTTCGGTCCCCGACTCGGCGTCGGCGGGCGTGGGCGTCGGCGACGAGTCGACGGGGTCGGCCTCGCCGGCCAGGATGTCGAGCACGTCCTGCTTGTTCTCCTCGATGCGGTCGACCAGTTCGCCGAACAGCTCCTGCTCCTCGCTGGTCAGGCCGTCCTCGTCGGCTGGCATCCCCGCGGCGGCGAGGCTGGCGCGCTTGACGATCTTGCCGACGCGGCGCTCGTAGATGGCCTCCACCACGTCCTCGGCGGTGTTTATCTCGTCGGTCAACTGCTCGACCTCGGGGTCGTCGAACGGGCTGTCGGCCCGCTCGGCCGCGCGCTCGCGCTGGTCCTTGAGGTCGGCGATGTAGTCGGCGACGTCGGCGTAGAACGACTCCCGCAGGTGCTGGAGGCTGTCCTTCGACCGCTCCTTGCTCTGTACCGTGCGGAGTTCGTCCAGATTCATCGTCGTCCTGTCATAGCCGTTCCGTCGCGTTCGTCGGTGGAGTCGCGTCGTTCGGTCGGTCTGGGGCGCCGCGCGAGGGCGCGCGGCGGCCGTCGCGTCGGTCGAATCGCCGCGTCGTCGGTCCGCCCTCCGTCATTCGCGGCCCTTCTCGGCCCGGCCGCGCGCCATCAGGAAGACGGCCACGTATTCGGGAACCGATACGTCACCGGCCGAGAGGGTAAAGCTTTCGTCGTTGAGCTCGACCGGTCCGGGCTCGGTCACCTCGACCGCCACCTCGTGGCCCTCGAACGTCTCGGGCACCGGGTCGCGCAAGGGGTCGAAGTCGCCGACCTCGTCTCGGGGGATGCGGGTCACTTCGAGGCCGGTGCCGCCGTGGAGGCTGCCCGGCAGCCGGATGAGCCGCCGGAGGTCGGTGGTGACGGGCTCGTCGATGGCCGCCGACTGCTCGGCGACCACCCGCTCGGTCGTCACCTTCGCGAGCTGGCGGATGCCCGGCCCGCCGCGCTCGACGTTCCCGCTCGCGAGCTCCTCGTAGTCCTCCGAGACGGCACCGAGGATGGTCTTCGCCCGGCCGTCGCCGATGCGGTCGAACTCCTTGAGGCGGTCGAGGGCGTCCTCGTCGTCCATCGCGAGCAGCTCGTCGGCCAGCGCGAGGAGTTCGCGGTGGACCCGGCGGCCCCACCCGCCGTCCTTCTTGAGCACCCGGCGGGTGGCGGTGCCGCCCATCTCGGTGCGCTGGATGGCGTCGAGGTCGATGCCCTCGCCGCGGATGTAGTCGACGACCTCCCGGCGCTCGTCCCGGTCGAGGTCGCGGACGCCCTCGTCGCGCACGTGGACGTGGTACCCGCGGCCGCCCGAGAAGACGACCGTCAGGTCCTCGAACCCGAAGTCGGCGTCGAGGAGGTCGATGAGGTTCTCGACCTCGGCCTTCCCCGCGGCGAGCATCTCGCCGTAGGCGTCGCGCTGGGGGTCGACCCCCGAGAGGTGGTCGGCGTCGATGTCGAAGACGAGGTCGGAGTCGCGCCACCCCTTGGCCTCCATGTCGTCGGCGCCGGGGTCGTCGTAGCGCCCGGCCGAGAAGTAGACGTGGCGCGGGCGCTCGCGCCGGAGGAAGTCGCCGAGGTCCCCGAGCTCCAGCAGCGACTGGTGGCGGACCATGGTCGTCGGCCCCGCGGTCCAGGGGATGTAGCCCCACTCGCGGGCCTCGTGGTCCGGCGGCGGGGACACCTCCGACCGGCGGTAGTGGTCCCGGAACCGGCCGCGGAGGTACGCCCGGGTGCGCTCTTCCATGCTGTCTCGTCCATGCTCGGGCCGCGTCTAAAAGCGTTGTCTATCGCCGCGAGGGTGGTGTTTGGGAACTGGCGTGACGGAGAACTCGGGCGATTTCTGGTCAGGGATTGAGAGAACGAGGTAGTGATTTCGTTTCCGAAAGCCCCCGCCCGGTCGCGGTCGCTGCTGGACATATCCTCGGCTCGCTCCGCTCGCCTCGGATAGCGGTCCCGCAGACGACCAGGTAAACGCGACCGGGCGGCCCCTTTCAGTCCACCCAAACGGTGGTGTGGCCTGTCGAGCGCTTCCGAGTGTATGGTTCTCCCGTCGTCGCTGGTCGAAAGTAAACTCCGCCATCACTTCTTATCAAAACGGCAGCAGCGGTCCGACGACAGCGAGAACCACCAGACCGAGCGCGAGGACCGACGCGCCGTGGACGACCGCCGACTGCGCGACCGGCGACAGTGAGACACCCGCGCGGTCGGCCACCTCGCGGAGCGCGAGCGCCAGCACCCGGCCCCCGTCGAACATCGAGACCGGGAGGGCGTTCAGCAGGGCGAAGTTGGCGTTCAACAGCGCCAGCCAGAAGCAGAAGTTCGTGAGGGCGCCGAGCGCGCCCAGCGTCGCGGCGGTCGGGGGCGCCCCGCCGACCAGCGCCCACCCGAAGTACGCCATGTAGGTCTCGCGCGGACCGGCCGCGAGCGGCGAGTAGAGGACCGCGAGCGCGGCGACGGCGACCACGAGGTTGTGGAAGACCCCGACCGCGTACAGTCGCATCCGGGCGCCCACTGGGGCGCGGTCGATGGCCGCTGCCGGCAGCACGTACGCCGCGACCGGGAGGACGCCGAGCAGCAGCGCGACGCCCCACTCCTCGACCTCGACGCCGGCGCGTCGACACGCGACGGCGTGGCCGACCTCGTGGACGACGGTGGCGACGACCAGGCCGGCGACGACGTAGGGCGCGGCAGCGACCGGCATGAAGTCGTTGAGACCCGGCACCGCCACGGTGTTGGCGGGGTCGTTGAGCGGGGTCACCCGGGGCTGGCCGAGGGCCCGCCACGCCGCGACCGAGAGCAGCGCCATCCCGCCGACCTGGAGCGCGAGCAGGGCGGCGACGCCGGCGTCGGTCCACCGGTCCCACGCCGGGTGGCTCGCCGCCGCATCGAGCAGGTCGGGGGTCGCCGTCGAGAACAGGTAGAGGGTCAGGAGGCCGACCTTCACCGGGCCGGGGAGCGCGCGGTTCAGCCGCGCCTCGACGCGGTCGAGACGCTCGCGTGCCGGAGGCGACATGACCGATTTGGCGCACGTTCGGCACATAATTGTTCTGGCAGCCCTAGAGAAATTCCGATTCGCCTCATGAAGAGACGCCGATGACAGGACCCGAGACGCCCGAGCGGTACGAATCAGGTCGGCACCGAATCGTCGCGGCGTCGTAGTTTGTTAGTGAGACGAAACTACTACATTTTTAACCCGTGCCTTGAAAATGACAGGCGCATGTCTCCAAACCGCTTGCCGCACCGCCGACGGAGCGCTCTGCTCGTCGGCGCCGTCGGTCTCCTCCTGACCGCCGGGTGTCTCGGGTCCGTCGGGACCTCGGTCGACGACCCCCGGTCGGTCGCCAGGCAGGTCGACGCGCGCTACGACTCGCTCGACGAGTACCGAACGACGATAGAGCGAACCGTCTCGGTCGGCGACAGCACCGCCACGACGCGGGCGACCCTCCGCTTCGTGAAGGACGAGTCGCTCCGCATCGCCTACGAGACCGGCCCGCGAGCGGGCACCGTCACGGTCGTCGACGATCCGACGCCGTCGACGCTGCTCGCCACCGACGCGGCCCAGGCCGAGACCGCCGTGGGCGAGACGCCCGCCTCGTACGGCGCGGTCGCCGCGAACCTGGTCCGGACGAACAACGTCACCTACAGCGGGACGACCGTCCTCGACGGCCGGGCCGCCGTGGTGCTCGCGCTCGAACCGACCGCCAACGAGACGGCCACCAACCTGGTCGAGCGCCGGGTCTGGATCGACGCCGAGCGCCGCGTCCCGCTCCGGGTCGTCTCGACGTGGCGGGGTGAGTCGGGCGAGATAACCGAGACGCTCCGGTTCACCAACACCTCGCTCTCGGTGGCGAACGCGACGCCGACCGACGGGAGGGTCGCGGCGTGAAGCCGAGCCAGCCCTCCGTCGTGGACCGCCTCGGCGGGCCGGTCGTCGTCTTCGGCGTGCTCGGCCTGCTGGTCGGCGCGGCGGTCGCGCCGTTCGCCTGGAACGCCGCGACGGCGCCCGACGGCACGGTCGCGGTCATCGAGGTCCACGGGACCATCACCGGCGACACCGCGGCTGCCACCGTCGCGGACCTGCGCGAGGCCCGGCAGAACGACTCGATAAAGGCCGTCACGCTCGACATCAACACCCGCGGGGGGACGGCGTCAGCCAGCGAACAGCTGTACCTCGCGGTCAAGCGGACCGAACAGGTGATGCCGGTCACGGTCAGCGTGACCGGGTCGGCGGCCTCGGGCGGTTACTACACGGCCTCCCCGGCCGACCGCATCTTCGTCACGCCCGCGAGCACCGTCGGTAGCGTCGGCGTCCGGGCGGTCGTCCCGTCACAGCAGGAGATAGCCGGCCAGATAGCGAGCGGCCCCGACAAGGTCTCGTCCGCGACCGAGGCCGAGGTCCGGCGCCGGGTCGAGACGCTCCGGCGCGCGTTCGTCGGTTCCGTCGTCGCCGAGCGCGGCGACGCGCTCGAACTCACCGCCGAGGAGATCTCCTACGCGAAGCTCTACGCCGGCTCCCGGGGCATCGAGGTCGGCCTCGCCGACGAGGTCGGCGGCCTCGACGCCGCGATCGCTGCGTCGGCCGAGCGAGCCGACCTCTCGGACTACCGGACCGTCCGGATGGAGTCGCCGACCCCGAGCGTCCTCAGCCAGATCGGGCTCAGCAGCTCCGCCGAGACGTCGGCGACCGGCGCGGCGACCCGCGTCGACAGCGTCCAGTACCTGATGCTCCACGGACAGCTCCACCGACCGACCGCGGAAACACAGGAGGTGACTCCGAATGCAACGAACTGACCTGCTCAAGGGCGTCGGGGCGTTCGCGCTGATAGCCGTCGTCGTCATCGGCAGCACGGTGGCGGTCGGCACGCTCACCGGCGGCCCGACCGACGCGTCCGCGGCGCCGAACGCCACGGCGTTCACGTCCGAATCGCTGCAAGCCACGCCGGTCGCCGACGACGGGACGGTCGCCGTGCCCGACGCCGGCGAGTCGAAGACGGTCGTCGTCGACCGGAGCCACGCCAACGCCGTGGAGAAGGGCCAGATACAGCCGCTGGTCGACGCGCTCATCGCCGGCGGTCACGACGTCCGGTTCCACAGCGGCGCCGGGCAGAGCTACAGCGCGCTCTCGGCCGGGTCCTCAGGGTCGTCGCTCAACGCGACGCTCCGGTCGGCAGACGCCTTCGTCGTCATGAATCCCGGGAGCGCCTACAGCGAGAGCGAGATAGACGCCATCGAGGCGTTCGCCGAGGCGGGCGGCCGGGTGCTCGTGCTGGCCGACCCGGTCGGCTCCTCGGGGTCGTCGGGGACGTCTCTCCCGCTGATCGGCAGCAGTTCGACGTCGTCGGTGACCCCCGGTCAGCCGACGAACCTCGCCGCGCGGTTCGACGTCTCGTTCGACACCGGCTACCTGTACGACATGGCGGATAACGCGAACCACTTCCAGAGCGTCTACGTCAACGGAACCGGGAGCGACCCGCTGACGGCCGGGACCGACCGCGTCGTGCTTCGGAGGGCGGCCGCGCTGACGCTCGGCCCGGAGGCGACGCCGCTGTTCGAGGCCGAGAGTACTCGGCTCTCCGCGACCCGCCGGGAGGGCGACCACGCGGTCGCGGCCCGGAACGGGAACCTGACCGCGGTCGGCGACACCGACTTCCTCGCGCCAGCGAGCGCGACCGTCGCGGACAACGACGCGTTCGTCGGGAACCTCGCGAGCTTCCTCGTGACCGGCGAGAAGCGGTCGGGCGTGCCCGCCGCGGGCGGTTCGACCGGGGCCGGTACGAGCACGAGGTACGGCGGCGGACTGCCCACACAGACCGGCGACGCGTCGGGCAACTCGACGTCGACCTGAATCTACCGGCTATTCTCTTTCGATGGTTCGCGGACGGTGTCACGGCGAAGTAGCAGCGCTGAGCGAAGTAACACTCCGGCAGTGAGGAAGTGAGAGCCGACTACCGGCGGCCGTTCGCGGGTCGACCGGCGCGCCGGTCACCCGCGCATGAACTCCGAGAGCTTCTCGGTGAGCCCGCCGTTCCCGCCGAGCTTCAGGTAGTAGGCGTCGCCGCCGTCCTCGTAGTAGTTCTGGATGTGGCGCTCGACCTCGAACCCCAGGTGCTCGTAGAAGCCCAGCGCGTTCTCGTTGCTGGCGCGGGCGTGGCAGGTGATGCTCTCGTGGTTCTCGGCGACCCGGCCCACGAGGCGCTTGCCCACGCCCTCTCCCCGGAACTCGGGCGCGACCGCGAGAAAGAGGATGTAGCCGTCGCGCCGGACCGCGGCGAACCCCATCAGCTGCTCGTCGGCGTCGTCGCGCGTCACGAGGAGGTGGACCGTCGAGCGCCGGTAGGCGTCGGTGAAGAAGCCCTTGCGCTGTTTCAGCACGTCCTCGGACTGCCGGATGTGCTCTTTGAGCTCCCACGCCCCGTCGACGTAACTGTCGTCACCGGGGCGAGCGATTTCGGTGTCGACGTTGACGCTCACTAGTTTGGCGTAGGTTCGTGGCCAATATAATTCCACCGCCCCGAGGTTCGAGCGGCCGGGCCGTGGCGCCGGTCAGCGCGCCCGTGCGACCGAGACGGCGGGATGTCGACGCGAGGGGAGTCGACCGAGCGGGCGGAATGTCGACGAGAAGGGACTCGTCCGAGATGGCGAGACCTTTCCGACGGCGCCGCGTGGCGTGGCGTATGAGCTACGAACTCCGCGACCACACCGCGGACGTCGCGGTCGAGGCGACGGGGCCGACGCTCGGCGGGGCCTTCGCCGCGGCGGCCGACGGGATGGCGGCCGCGATGTGCGAGGAGGTCCCCGCGTCGGGTGGCGAGCGGTTCGACGTCGAGGTCCGGGCCGAGGGCCGCGAGGCGCTGCTGTTCGACTACCTCGACGAACTCATCTACGAGCGAGACGTCCGCGGCGTCCTGCCGGTGGACAACGAGGCCGTCGTCCGACGGGAGGCCGACGAGTGGACGCTGACGGGGAGCGCCCGCGGCGTCCCGCTGGCGGGCCTGGGGGCGCGCGACCTCAAGGCGGTCACCTACTCCGAGATGGCCCTGGATGAGACCGACGACGGCTGGCGGGCGTACGTGGTCTTCGACGTGTGACCGACTGCTTCGACGAGTGACGGTCCAATCGGGTTGCGCGGATGATACCCGGTGCCCGGATGGACGCGGGACTTTTACGCCGCCTCGGTCAAACTCAACCGTTATGAACTGGCGACGGCGGTGCGTCTGCTCGCTCGCGGCACTTCTCGCGGTCTCCGGGACCGCCAGCGCGCACGTCAAGTACGTGGTCGACAGCGCGGCGGACGTCGGGGACGCGCTCGCGTTCCTGGCGGAGGTGGTCTCGGAGCCGTTCAACGCCGCGCTCCTCGGCGGGGGCGGCCTCGCCGTCGCCGTCGCACTCGTCGCCTACCTCCGATTCCGACCGGCCGAGCGCGACCTCGAAGTGCTGCGCGAGACGCTCCGGGGGTACGACGACCTCGTGCCGTGGATGCTCCGGCTCTCGATCGGCCTGCCGCTGGTCGGCGCGGGGTTCGCGGGCTACTTCTTCAGCCCGGTCGTCAATGCCGAGGCGAGGGTCCTCCAGGTCGCCGTCGGGTTCCTCCTGCTGTTCGGACTGGCGACGCGGGCGGTGGCGCTGGTCGGGCTGGGCGCGTACCTCGTCGGCCTGCTCGCCGAGCCCGCGCTCGTGCTCGCCAGCGAGTACGTCGGCGGCTTGCTGGCCGTCGCGCTACTGGGCGGCGGCCGACCCAGCGCCGACCACATGCTCCAGCGGGTCGCCGACGCCGAGGGAACCCTCTACGGGCGCTTCGATCCGGTCCACCGCGCGTCGTCGTGGCTGAACGACCGGACCGCCTCGCGGCGGCGGTACGCTCCCACGCTAGTTCGGCTGGCGCTGGGGTTCAACTTCTTCTACCTGGGATTCACCCAGAAGCTGTTCGCGCCGGGCCCGGCGCTCGCGGTGGTCGAGAAGTACGACCTGACGGCCGTGGTGCCGGTCGACGCGGGCCTGTGGGTCGTCGGCGCGGGGCTGACCGAGATGGCCGTGGGCGCGGCGCTGTTCGCCGGCCTGTTCACCCGCGCGACCGCGGCCACCGCGTTCACCATGCTCACGCTGACGCTGTTCGGGCTGGCCGACGACCCCGTGCTGGCCCACGTCTCGCTGTTCGGCATGGTGTCGATGCTGTTCATCACGGGGTCGGGGCCGCTCGCTGTCGACAGCTGGCTCCGGGAGTTCGCGTCTGGTGACAGGTCCCACGCCGGAGCGGATGGCGAAACCACTTCGGCGTCCGCGCCCAACGGACGGGTATGACCACGGACGACGCGGAAGACACCACCTACGAGGCGGGCGACGTGACGCTCCACGAGGTCCGCGACTACGTCTGGGAGATTCCACAAGAGGGCGACATGCGCGTCCCGGCGCGCGTGCTGGCCAGCGAGACCCTGCTGGACCAGATCGCCGACGACAAGACCCTCGAACAGCTCAAGAACTCCACCCACCTGCCCGGCGTCCGGAAGTACAACGTCTGCATGCCCGACGGCCACCAGGGGTACGGCTTCCCGGTCGGCGGCGTGGCCGGCATCGACGCCCAGGACGGCTGCATCTCGCCGGGAGCGGTCGGCTACGACATCAACTGCGGCGTCCGGATGCTGAAGACCGACCTCAGTTACGAGGACGTACAGGGACGTGAGGAGGAACTGGTCGACGCCCTCTTCGCGAACATCCCCTCGGGCCTCGGCGGGGGCGGCGTCGTTGAGGGTGACATCGACACCGTCGAGGCCATCCTCGACCGCGGGATGGAGTGGGCCCTCGAGGAGGGCTGGGCGGTCGAGGAGGACCTCGCCCACTGCGAGGACGAGGGCGTGCGCCACGACAGCGACCCCGCGAAGGTCTCCCAGAAGGCAAAGGACCGCGGGAAGAATCAGATCGGGAGCCTCGGGTCGGGCAACCACTTCCTCGAGGTCCAGCGTGTCACCGACACCTACCTCGACGACGTGGCCGACGCCTACGGGCTCGAGGAGGACCAGATCGTGGTGCTCATCCACTGCGGGAGCCGCGGGCTGGGCCACCAGGTCTGCACCGACTACCTCCGGGACATCGAGAAGGCCCACGCCGGCCTACTCTCGCAGCTCCCGGACAAGGAGCTCGCGGCCGCCCCGGCCGGGAGCCAGCTCGCCGAGGACTACTACGACGCGATGTGCGCCTCGATAAACTTCGCGTGGGTCAACCGCCAGCTCATCATGCACCGGACCCGGCAGGTGTTCGAGAAGGTGTTCGGCTCCGACTGGGAGTCGCTCGGGATGGACCTGCTGTACGACGTGGCCCACAACATCGCGAAGAAGGAGACTCATACCGTGGAAGATGGGGAAGAGCGGGAGCTCTACGTCCACCGGAAGGGCGCGACCCGGGCCTTCCCGGCGGGCCACGAGGAGGTCCCCGGCGCGTACCTCGACGTGGGCCAGCCCATCATCATCCCCGGCAGCATGGGCGCCGGCAGCTACGTCCTCCGGGGCGGCGAGGCGTCGATGGACCTGACGTTCGGCTCGACCGCCCACGGCGCGGGCCGGACCATGAGCCGGACGCAGGCCAAGCAGGACTACTGGGGCGGCGACGTCCAGGACGAACTCGAGCAGGAGCACATCTACGTCAAGGC containing:
- a CDS encoding DUF7127 family protein, translated to MSLKHIADRDDVFARRYAYDDAEVLVADLGMTGEASVDVLEGDAIVVFEDEDGPRQLELELPEEGAEAFITNGVLTIEVGL
- a CDS encoding CDC48 family AAA ATPase, with protein sequence MKLTVKPLKQKDAGRGLAAIDRQSMHELGVENGDYIVIEGKNQGRAVARVWPGYPEDEGRGVVRIDGQLRQEAGVGIDDKVTIEKADVKPASSVTIALPQNLQIRGDITPHIRDKLSGQAITQGQNVPFGFGLMGMGSGQSIPLKVASTDPEGTVVVTDSTEINISERAAEEIAQGGAGSPEGTPSVAYEDIGGLEGELEQVREMIELPMRHPELFSRLGIDPPKGVLLHGPPGTGKTLMAKAVANEIDAHFQTISGPEIMSKYYGESEEKLREVFEEAEQNAPAIIFIDELDSIAPKRDEAGGDVERRVVAQLLSLMDGLESRGEVTVIAATNRVDAIDPALRRPGRFDREIEIGVPDREGRLEILQVHTRGMPLADGVDLEAYADNTHGFVGADLENLAKEGAMNALRRIRPEIDLESEEIPADVLDSLQVTERDFKEALKGIEPSALREVFVEVPDVTWDQVGGLEDTKERLRETIQWPLEYPEVFAELDMQAAKGVLMYGPPGTGKTLMAKAVANEADSNFISIKGPELLSKWVGESEKGVREVFSKARENAPTVVFFDEIDSIATERGSGGGGGSQVSERVVSQLLTELDGLEELEDVVVIATSNRPDLIDSALLRPGRLDRHVHVPVPDEDARRAIFEVHTRDKPVADDVDLDWLAGETEGYVGADIEAVTREASMAASREFIHSVDPEEIGESVGNVRINREHFEQALDEVTPSVTEETKERYDEIEEQFDSAEPETEQDQLGRTFQ
- a CDS encoding DNA replication complex subunit Gins51 codes for the protein MNLDELRTVQSKERSKDSLQHLRESFYADVADYIADLKDQRERAAERADSPFDDPEVEQLTDEINTAEDVVEAIYERRVGKIVKRASLAAAGMPADEDGLTSEEQELFGELVDRIEENKQDVLDILAGEADPVDSSPTPTPADAESGTEPTPDPGSGAPAEESTPDPGDPPSASADSSDTSDSGEDVSAADVMGGDDTTDAASGSTASGGGAAADDDARPGAAEAVAVADGPDSEQSSEPGDGAAPSTSASDADADADSDDPMAGLDERTTIRITDDVGEIFGVDERTYDLESEDVVTLPEANAEPLVERGAAEKLE
- the priS gene encoding DNA primase small subunit PriS — translated: MEERTRAYLRGRFRDHYRRSEVSPPPDHEAREWGYIPWTAGPTTMVRHQSLLELGDLGDFLRRERPRHVYFSAGRYDDPGADDMEAKGWRDSDLVFDIDADHLSGVDPQRDAYGEMLAAGKAEVENLIDLLDADFGFEDLTVVFSGGRGYHVHVRDEGVRDLDRDERREVVDYIRGEGIDLDAIQRTEMGGTATRRVLKKDGGWGRRVHRELLALADELLAMDDEDALDRLKEFDRIGDGRAKTILGAVSEDYEELASGNVERGGPGIRQLAKVTTERVVAEQSAAIDEPVTTDLRRLIRLPGSLHGGTGLEVTRIPRDEVGDFDPLRDPVPETFEGHEVAVEVTEPGPVELNDESFTLSAGDVSVPEYVAVFLMARGRAEKGRE
- a CDS encoding site-2 protease family protein, with the protein product MSPPARERLDRVEARLNRALPGPVKVGLLTLYLFSTATPDLLDAAASHPAWDRWTDAGVAALLALQVGGMALLSVAAWRALGQPRVTPLNDPANTVAVPGLNDFMPVAAAPYVVAGLVVATVVHEVGHAVACRRAGVEVEEWGVALLLGVLPVAAYVLPAAAIDRAPVGARMRLYAVGVFHNLVVAVAALAVLYSPLAAGPRETYMAYFGWALVGGAPPTAATLGALGALTNFCFWLALLNANFALLNALPVSMFDGGRVLALALREVADRAGVSLSPVAQSAVVHGASVLALGLVVLAVVGPLLPF
- a CDS encoding outer membrane lipoprotein-sorting protein, with product MSPNRLPHRRRSALLVGAVGLLLTAGCLGSVGTSVDDPRSVARQVDARYDSLDEYRTTIERTVSVGDSTATTRATLRFVKDESLRIAYETGPRAGTVTVVDDPTPSTLLATDAAQAETAVGETPASYGAVAANLVRTNNVTYSGTTVLDGRAAVVLALEPTANETATNLVERRVWIDAERRVPLRVVSTWRGESGEITETLRFTNTSLSVANATPTDGRVAA
- a CDS encoding S49 family peptidase encodes the protein MKPSQPSVVDRLGGPVVVFGVLGLLVGAAVAPFAWNAATAPDGTVAVIEVHGTITGDTAAATVADLREARQNDSIKAVTLDINTRGGTASASEQLYLAVKRTEQVMPVTVSVTGSAASGGYYTASPADRIFVTPASTVGSVGVRAVVPSQQEIAGQIASGPDKVSSATEAEVRRRVETLRRAFVGSVVAERGDALELTAEEISYAKLYAGSRGIEVGLADEVGGLDAAIAASAERADLSDYRTVRMESPTPSVLSQIGLSSSAETSATGAATRVDSVQYLMLHGQLHRPTAETQEVTPNATN
- a CDS encoding DUF4350 domain-containing protein; amino-acid sequence: MQRTDLLKGVGAFALIAVVVIGSTVAVGTLTGGPTDASAAPNATAFTSESLQATPVADDGTVAVPDAGESKTVVVDRSHANAVEKGQIQPLVDALIAGGHDVRFHSGAGQSYSALSAGSSGSSLNATLRSADAFVVMNPGSAYSESEIDAIEAFAEAGGRVLVLADPVGSSGSSGTSLPLIGSSSTSSVTPGQPTNLAARFDVSFDTGYLYDMADNANHFQSVYVNGTGSDPLTAGTDRVVLRRAAALTLGPEATPLFEAESTRLSATRREGDHAVAARNGNLTAVGDTDFLAPASATVADNDAFVGNLASFLVTGEKRSGVPAAGGSTGAGTSTRYGGGLPTQTGDASGNSTST